The Candidatus Zixiibacteriota bacterium DNA window GTGGCTTGGTGTACATTGGGCGCGTCGGCGAGACTTTGGCAGGCAATCAGCATTGCGCCTCAGCCGTCCGACCCAAGCCCGGAGGAGTCTTACATGTGCTCCTGGGGTATTCGTTCACAGAGGTCCCTGGGGGAGAATACCGGTATGAGTTACTCCAGCCGATTGGGGACAATGTGTTTCGGGTTGTTCAAGTGTTTTCGGAAATCACCGGGGCAGTTGGGTGGACGCCGGCCTTTGGATTCGATGTCGACTGTGACGGGCTCGATGAGCTGACGATGTTCTTCTCTCCCTACCACAAGGTGTGGGAGTGGAACACACCCCAAGTCGCGTTTGTCGAAACATGCAGCTGGAACGAAGGTGACGTCGGCATGCTTGTCTATTGGTATGGTGTCGACTTTGATCAGAACGGGGCTCAGGAATGGGGAACGGTCAACCACCGCGATGAATTCCAGGCGTTCTTGGGATCTGGCTGTGAGAACTGCGATTCGTCAGGTCGGTGCATTCCACCAATTCCGGCATGCTATTGTGCATGCCACGGCGATCCGAATTGTGATGGTGTTCGCACAGATGTCCAGGATGTTGTCAACTGTGTTGACGTGGCGTTTCGGGGGCAAGGGGCGCAGCCCGATCCGGGTCCGCTGTGCTCCATCAAACAGACGGACGCCGACTGTGACAGTTTCACAACGGTCATTGATGTCGTGAAGATCATCAATGTGGCGTTTCGGAACGCTGACCCGACAATTGAATTCTGCAATCCCTGCGTCCCGATCACGCAAGGAGACGCGAAATAGGCGGAAGTGGCCAAGAGGGAGGCAGAATGACCAAGACAAAGAGGATTCTGCGTTGGTCGGCAGGGTGCTGCGCTGAAGCGCTGCTCGCAATGCTGCTCGCCGGTCCGGGTTCCTCTATTGCTGGCACAGAGACCTTGTGCGCCGATGACACCGCGTCGATGGCCGAATGCCCGGCGTGTTCCAATCTCGCTTCTCCGGTCCGGTCCAACTATGTGAACCTTACGGTACACGCAAACGACGGAGTTGAGCAGGCAGAAATCAGTGTCGCCATCAACCCCGTGGACCAGCAGCGGTTGCTTGTTGGCTACATGACCGATCGATGCGGTACGTATTTAGCAAGGCTGCTTGGATACGCCGGTTCTCCGGACGCCGGCGCCAGTTGGGTTGGCGCCGATACCCTGCCCGGGAGCGGGACGGCCGACCCGGTCGTAGCCTATGATGCAGACGGAAATGCCTACTATTGCCACCTCCGAAACCTGAGTCTGTACGTTAGTAAGTCGCCCGACGGCGGCACGTACTGGCCACTCAATCAGATATTCCTGATCTCATCGGCCGGCGAGTCGAATCCGGACAAGCCTCACTTCGCTGTCGATCTCGTGTCACCCTCGTACAGAAACCACATCTACTGTGCTTGGAGTTCTAATGGCTGGCCGCTGAATCCGCACACCTATCATTACGGGATCGCCTTCAAGCGTTCGACAAACGGCGGTGAGTCCTGGGGCACTTCGCGGTCGCTCACCCAAGAGCTCGGCGACTCTGTCGCGTTCTGCCAAGGAGTAAATCTGGC harbors:
- a CDS encoding PH domain-containing protein; this translates as MTKTKRILRWSAGCCAEALLAMLLAGPGSSIAGTETLCADDTASMAECPACSNLASPVRSNYVNLTVHANDGVEQAEISVAINPVDQQRLLVGYMTDRCGTYLARLLGYAGSPDAGASWVGADTLPGSGTADPVVAYDADGNAYYCHLRNLSLYVSKSPDGGTYWPLNQIFLISSAGESNPDKPHFAVDLVSPSYRNHIYCAWSSNGWPLNPHTYHYGIAFKRSTNGGESWGTSRSLTQELGDSVAFCQGVNLAIAPDGAIYAAYSVYNKYPSITDSLYTEDAIGFNRSDNSGVDWIGARKIINVQGIRKAQSEFLPPCPVSDKFGQKS